From a single Miscanthus floridulus cultivar M001 chromosome 8, ASM1932011v1, whole genome shotgun sequence genomic region:
- the LOC136477063 gene encoding probable UDP-N-acetylglucosamine--peptide N-acetylglucosaminyltransferase SPINDLY has protein sequence MGQPGMDSVPGKESNGIAPNLNGGASPAKQQLEGKEALRYANILQSRNKFTDAINLYNIVLEKEGTNVEALIGKGICLQAQNLPRQAIECFTEVVKIEPGNACALTHCGMVYKDEGHLVEAAEAYQKARTADPSYKPASELLAIVLTDLGTSLKLAGNTEEGIQKYCEALEVDNHYAPAYYNLGVVYSEMMQFEMALSCYEKAALERPLYAEAYCNMGVIYKNRGDLEAAIACYEKCLTISPNFEIAKNNMAIALTDLGTKVKIEGDINQGVAYYKKALFYNWHYADAMYNLGVAYGEMLNFEMAIVFYELALHFNPRCAEACNNLGVIYKDRDNLDKAVECYQMALSIKPLFAQSLNNLGVVYTVQGKMDSAASMIEKAIHANPTYAEAYNNLGVLYRDAGSITLAIHAYERCLQIDPDSRNAGQNRLLAMNYIDEGSDDKLYEAHREWGKRFMKLYPQYTSWDNSEVADRPLIIGYLSPDYFTHSVSYFIEAPLTHHDYTNCKVVVYSGVVKADAKTLRFKDKVLKKGGLWRDIYGIDEKRVASLVREDKVDILVELTGHTANNKLGTMACRPAPIQVTWIGYPNTTGLPTIDYRISDSLADPPITKQKHVEELVRLPESFLCYTPSPEAGPICPTPAISNGFITFGSFNNLAKITPKVLQVWARILCAVPNSRLVVKCKPFCCENIRQKFLSTLEELGLESLRVDLLPLIHLNHDHMQAYSLMDISLDTFPYAGTTTTCESLYMGVPCVTMAGAVHAHNVGVSLLSKVGLGRLVAKTEDEYVSLALGLASDVNALQELRMSLRELMMKSPVCDGEKFTRGLEAAYRDMWRRYCDGDVPSLRRLELEHPVVNKPDSDKASEKLADLKAQRACVTVEEDKKPPIMANGVRSPDSPAPAKCEANGNSSQ, from the exons ATGGGGCAGCCAGGGATGGATTCTGTCCCAGGGAAGGAGAGCAACGGTATTGCCCCTAACCTCAATGGGGGCGCGTCTCCAGCGAAGCAGCAGTTGGAAGGGAAGGAGGCATTGCGGTATGCAAACATCCTTCAGTCGCGGAATAAGTTCACTGATGCGATCAACTTGTACAACATTGTTCTTGAGAAGGAGGGCACCAATGTGGAGGCCCTTATCGGGAAAGGGATTTGCCTCCAGGCGCAGAACCTACCAAGACAGGCCATTGAGTGCTTTACAGAAGTTGTCAAAATCGAGCCAGGAAATGCGTGTGCTCTTACACATTGTGGGATGGTTTACAAAGATGAGGGTCACTTGGTTGAAGCAGCAGAG GCATATCAAAAAGCACGGACGGCAGATCCTTCCTACAAACCTGCTTCGGAACTTCTTGCTATTGTGTTGACTGATCTTGGAACTAGCTTGAAGCTTGCGGGTAATACAGAGGAGGGAATTCAAAAATATTGTGAAGCTCTGGAAGTAGACAACCACTATGCG CCGGCTTATTACAACCTTGGAGTTGTTTATTCGGAGATGATGCAATTTGAAATGGCTCTTAGTTGTTATGAGAAAGCTGCACTGGAGAGACCATTGTATGCCGAGGCCTATTGCAACATGGGAGTTATCTATAAGAATCGGGGAGATCTAGAAGCAGCAATTGCCTGCTACGAGAa GTGCTTGACTATTTCCCCCAACTTTGAGATTGCTAAGAATAATATGGCAATAGCACTAACTGACTTGGGAACAAAG GTAAAAATTGAAGGTGACATCAATCAAGGTGTGGCATATTACAAGAAAGCTCTGTTCTATAATTGGCATTATGCTGATGCCATGTATAATCTTGGTGTTGCATATGGTGAAATGTTGAATTTTGAGATG GCCATTGTCTTTTACGAGCTTGCTCTGCACTTCAATCCTCGCTGTGCGGAAGCATGCAACAATTTAGGAGTAATATACAAGGATAGGGATAACCTTGACAAAGCTGTTGAATGTTATCAA ATGGCACTGTCAATTAAGCCACTTTTCGCCCAGTCACTAAATAACCTTGGAGTTGTCTATACTGTTCAG GGTAAGATGGATTCTGCTGCAAGTATGATTGAGAAGGCCATACATGCTAATCCCACATATGCTGAAGCATATAATAATCTAG GTGTTCTTTACAGAGACGCTGGTAGTATTACTTTAGCAATTCATGCTTACGAGAGATGCCTTCAGATCGATCCTGATTCACGAAATGCTGGCCAG AACCGTTTGCTTGCAATGAACTATATTGACGAGGGCTCTGATGACAAACTTTATGAAGCTCACAG GGAATGGGGAAAACGCTTTATGAAATTGTATCCACAATATACAAGTTGGGATAACTCAGAAGTTGCTGATCGCCCATTGATCATCGGTTATTTGTCTCCTGATTACTTTACTCATTCTGTGTCCTACTTCATTGAAGCTCCCCTTACACACCATGACTACACAAATTGCAAGGTGGTTGTCTACTCCGGTGTTGTAAAG GCAGATGCCAAGACACTTAGATTCAAGGATAAGGTGTTGAAAAAGGGTGGATTATGGAGAGATATATATGGTATTGATGAAAAGAGGGTTGCTAGCTTGGTAAGGGAGGATAAAGTGGACATACTTGTGGAACTTACTGGTCACACAGCAAATAATAAGTTAGGAACAATGGCATGCCGACCTGCTCCTATTCAG GTTACCTGGATTGGCTACCCCAATACAACAGGTTTGCCAACAATTGACTACCGAATCTCAGACTCATTGGCTGATCCACCTATTACAAAACAAAA GCATGTTGAAGAGTTGGTGCGCCTTCCTGAAAGCTTTCTTTGTTATACTCCTTCCCCGGAAGCTGGGCCCATTTGTCCAACGCCAGCAATTTCAAATGGTTTCATCACTTTTGGGAGCTTTAACAATCTAGCAAAG ATTACACCAAAAGTATTGCAAGTTTGGGCCAGAATATTATGTGCCGTCCCTAACTCCAGGCTTGTGGTTAAGTGCAAACCATTCTGCTGTGAGAATATAAGACAGAAATTTTTGTCCACACTAGAGGAGTTGGGTTTGGAGTCATTACGGGTTGATCTGTTGCCACTCATCCATCTGAATCATGATCACATGCAGGCGTATTCCTTGATGGACATCAG CCTGGATACATTTCCGTATGCTGGTACTACGACTACATGTGAATCTTTATACATGGGTGTTCCATGTGTTACAATGGCTGGTGCTGTCCATGCTCATAATGTTGGTGTTAGCCTGCTCAGCAAAGTTG GGTTGGGGAGGCTGGTTGCCAAAACTGAGGATGAGTATGTAAGCTTAGCGTTGGGTTTGGCATCAGATGTGAATGCCTTGCAAGAACTGAGAATGAGTCTCCGGGAGCTGATGATGAAGTCACCCGTCTGTGATGGAGAGAAATTCACCCGTGGCCTGGAAGCTGCATACAGGGACATGTGGCGCAGGTATTGTGATGGGGACGTACCATCTCTCAGGCGCTTAGAACTGGAACATCCTGTTGTAAATAAGCCAGACTCGGACAAGGCCTCCGAGAAGCTTGCAGATCTGAAAGCACAGAGAGCATGCGTGACTGTGGAGGAAGATAAGAAGCCCCCAATAATGGCGAATGGTGTGAGATCACCCGATTCACCTGCTCCTGCAAAATGTGAAGCAAATGGCAACAGCAGCCAATGA
- the LOC136473056 gene encoding peptidyl-prolyl cis-trans isomerase CYP18-2-like, with the protein MWGSTDGGTPEVALETSMGAVTVEMYYRHAPKTCRNFVELARRGYYDNVIFHRIIKDFIVQGGDPTGTGRGGESIYGAKFEDEIKSELKHTGAGILSMANAGPNTNGSQFFITLAPCQSLDGKHTIFGRVCRGMEIVKRLGSVQTDKNDRPIHEVKILRAIVKD; encoded by the exons ATGTGGGGTAGCACCGACGGCGGGACGCCGGAGGTCGCCCTCGAGACCTCCATGGGCGCTGTCACTGTCGAG ATGTACTACAGGCACGCGCCCAAGACTTGCCGGAACTTCGTCGAGCTCGCGCGTCGCGGCTACTACGACAACGTCATCTTCCACCGCATCATCAAG GATTTCATTGTGCAAGGTGGGGATCCTACTGGAACCGGCAGAGGTGGCGAGTCCATATATGG AGCAAAGTTTGAGGATGAGATAAAGTCAGAGTTGAAGCACACCGGGGCTGGAATTCTGTCCATGGCGAACGCTGGTCCAAATACGAATGGAAGCCAGTTCTTCATAACTCTTGCGCCTTGTCAGTCACTTGATG GGAAACATACAATTTTTGGGAGGGTATGCAGAGGAATGGAAATTGTTAAGCGCCTTGGTAGTGTGCAGACTGACAAAAATGACAG GCCTATCCATGAAGTGAAAATCTTGCGAGCCATCGTCAAAGATTGA